From a region of the Streptomyces sp. NBC_01454 genome:
- a CDS encoding sigma-70 family RNA polymerase sigma factor has product MSASASTEDRISRPHTAELRPDEFLRALYQCHGSALLQFAARRLGGDWHRAEDVLQEVAIRAWRHAGELDPTADSVRPWLFTVLRNLVIDGHRARQARPPEAGDPELAHLPVSDDVDHILTSQVLIEALRDLRPPQREVLLHVHYLGRSVNQTARVLGVPPGTVKSRTYYAARALREALHSRGLHAGGQDRAAG; this is encoded by the coding sequence TTGTCGGCCAGCGCTTCGACCGAAGACCGCATATCCCGCCCCCACACCGCGGAACTCCGTCCCGACGAGTTCCTCAGAGCCCTTTACCAGTGTCACGGCAGCGCGTTGCTGCAGTTCGCCGCGCGGCGGCTGGGGGGCGACTGGCACCGCGCCGAGGATGTCCTCCAGGAAGTCGCGATACGCGCCTGGCGCCATGCCGGGGAGCTCGACCCGACCGCGGATTCGGTGCGGCCGTGGCTGTTCACCGTGCTGCGCAACCTCGTCATCGACGGTCACCGGGCCCGTCAGGCCAGACCGCCGGAGGCCGGCGACCCGGAACTCGCCCACCTTCCGGTGTCCGACGACGTGGACCACATCCTCACCTCCCAGGTGCTCATCGAGGCGTTGCGGGACCTGCGGCCGCCGCAGCGCGAGGTCCTGCTGCACGTGCACTACCTGGGGCGCAGCGTGAACCAGACGGCCAGGGTCCTCGGCGTGCCGCCGGGCACGGTCAAGTCGCGGACGTACTACGCCGCCCGCGCCCTGCGCGAGGCGCTGCACAGCCGCGGGCTGCACGCGGGCGGCCAGGACCGGGCCGCCGGATGA
- a CDS encoding SMI1/KNR4 family protein codes for MSNHVTRLIETLHASESGAPKAWASTEAALGTPLPSDYKELIDRLGGGRVEEYLYLLEPDSPNAHYDLARHTRERAEAYEEIWEFEEKPPELQVEGSRILPWGTTDNGEWLFWRSLPGQHPDAWTVLLNEARGETWEHYDMNCSDFLHAALTGEIRSEVLWSRFPLPRHVFTKFSPES; via the coding sequence ATGAGCAACCACGTGACCCGTCTCATCGAGACGCTCCATGCCTCGGAGTCCGGGGCTCCGAAGGCATGGGCATCCACCGAAGCCGCATTGGGGACGCCGCTTCCCAGCGACTACAAGGAATTGATCGACCGGCTGGGCGGTGGGCGCGTCGAGGAGTACCTGTACCTCCTCGAACCGGATTCCCCCAACGCCCACTACGACCTGGCACGTCACACCCGGGAACGGGCCGAAGCCTACGAAGAGATCTGGGAGTTCGAGGAGAAGCCTCCCGAGCTGCAGGTCGAGGGGAGCCGGATCCTGCCCTGGGGGACGACGGACAACGGCGAATGGCTGTTCTGGCGCTCCCTGCCGGGACAGCACCCCGACGCATGGACGGTCCTGCTGAACGAAGCCCGGGGCGAGACCTGGGAGCACTACGACATGAACTGCAGCGACTTCCTCCACGCAGCCCTCACCGGGGAGATTCGGTCCGAGGTGCTCTGGAGCCGGTTCCCGCTCCCCCGCCACGTCTTCACCAAGTTCTCCCCGGAGTCCTGA
- a CDS encoding PadR family transcriptional regulator, whose protein sequence is MEETPAPRAQWLRGVLDMCLLALMAQGPVYGYEMTVRLAETGLDVADGSIYPALARLRTRELVEIERRSGDSGPARTYYRPSEAGMRMLRSWSRDWSEFATSIGSLIDPPAREES, encoded by the coding sequence ATGGAAGAGACGCCCGCCCCCCGCGCCCAGTGGCTGCGAGGGGTGCTGGACATGTGCCTGCTGGCCCTGATGGCGCAGGGCCCGGTCTACGGCTACGAGATGACCGTCCGGCTCGCCGAGACCGGACTCGATGTCGCGGACGGCTCGATCTACCCGGCGCTGGCGCGCCTGCGCACACGCGAGCTGGTCGAGATCGAACGCCGCAGTGGGGACAGCGGCCCCGCCCGCACCTACTACAGGCCCAGCGAGGCGGGCATGCGGATGCTCCGGTCGTGGAGTCGCGACTGGAGCGAATTCGCCACGAGCATCGGCTCCCTCATCGACCCACCTGCGCGGGAGGAATCATGA
- a CDS encoding FtsK/SpoIIIE domain-containing protein, with amino-acid sequence MLTVVEGGGDAFDVHLDADPDTPVGAVAEALAGAGGVPRPPEGLGLYAGDRLLPADLRLRDAPLQHAAVVGLGRPAGTSSAEPDGLVEVRAVGGAGAGAVHRLDIGSYRIGLAHDGTAQVLRAVPHRPSAVLTVGPGGRCRVAPDASAPDGPPQLDREDLVEATAWPAGAQLLVGGCLLELALPERPDAAVQPSEDGTGWDYNRPPRLRPAQSATRFTLPSPPAPPAARPLPWITAAAPVVMAGVGALAFGRMQMLFFGLLSPVVILGNYLMSRRNGRQSHSDEVAAYEEKKGRIEGDAEQALTAERTARRRGFPDPAEVVLTAVGPRRRLWERRTSDADFLELRIGTADLPSDVVLQDPTKDEHRRQDPWTAYDVPVTVPLREHDVLGIAGEGPAARAVARWAIAQAAVLHSPRDLQIHLLTTGGPGRDGWSWLRWLPHVRKKSGDTPASIGYGTETCARRVAELTALIAERAGREDRHSRTAGPDVLVVLDGARRLRSLPGVAQILRDGPSVGVRAVCVDAEERLLPEECHAVVAEEPGGTVRVGRSGRGTVGGIRPDVVSQDWCRSLARAMGPLRDPGGDDEGAAVLPQSARLLDVLALDPPQAAGIRARWTAGGRSTRAAVGVSLDGPFHLDLRRDGPHGLIAGTTGSGKSELLQTLVASLAVANRPDAMTFVLVDYKGGSAFKDCVDLPHTVGMVTDLDAHLVERALVSLTAELTRREHLLAAAGAKDIEDYIDLLEREPAAGRPPMPRLLIVIDEFASMVRDLPDFVKGLVNIAQRGRSLGIHLILATQRPSGVVSSEIRANTNLRIALRVTDSGESQDVLNSSEAAGISQSTPGRAYVRLGQNSLVPFQSGRVGGRRPGAAAASLPAPWAVAVGWERLGEPLPARPRAAAAPAEVETDLTGLVEAIREADREMGIPAQHSPWLPPLPEKLVLGDLPPVPASDYDLAPVAYGVVDLPAQQARLPLVIDPATLGHLHIVGSPRQGRSQTLRTLAGTLARVHSPAQLHMYGIDCGNGALLAMEGLPHCGAVTQRTQPDRVARLLARLTQELTRRQEMLAARGSADLTELRRALPEDERPPHLVLFLDRWEVFDKQLGEYDSGNLLNSVLTLLRDGASAGIHLVMTGDRALFSSRVNGSTEDKLVLKLNEKSEYGMIGITQRNVPDEIPPGRAFRAADKAEVQIALLTESPEGQAQAAALQQIAEQCRQRAAHLPAATRPFRVDTLPDRLTFEEAARYVPGRRSSRWALAGVGGDELTALGPDFTVTPTFLVAGPARSGRSTVLSTMSLALLAVGIPVVVGAPARSPLRHLAGRPGVRAVFDESDLDPTALEAALASSPDGAVVLLDDADLLLKTKAEPVLTQIAKSGAETGRGLVIAGQTDRLSSGFSGWHTEARRNRCGLLLKPQNMSDGELIGVKVPRSRLGATRPGRAILHLGDGVLRTVQVPETVLAEPGAPA; translated from the coding sequence ATGTTGACCGTGGTCGAGGGGGGCGGTGACGCGTTCGACGTCCACCTCGACGCCGACCCCGACACGCCCGTGGGTGCCGTCGCGGAGGCGCTGGCCGGGGCGGGCGGCGTCCCCCGGCCCCCGGAGGGCCTCGGCCTGTACGCCGGTGACCGGCTGTTGCCCGCGGACCTGCGGTTGCGGGATGCGCCGCTCCAGCACGCGGCCGTCGTGGGCCTGGGGCGCCCGGCGGGCACCTCGTCGGCCGAACCGGACGGGCTGGTGGAGGTCCGTGCGGTCGGCGGGGCCGGGGCGGGCGCGGTGCACCGGCTCGACATCGGCTCGTACCGGATCGGACTGGCGCACGACGGAACCGCTCAGGTGCTGCGCGCCGTACCGCACCGTCCCTCCGCCGTCCTGACCGTGGGCCCTGGAGGACGCTGCCGGGTGGCGCCCGACGCGTCCGCGCCGGACGGCCCTCCGCAGCTGGACCGCGAGGACCTCGTCGAGGCCACCGCCTGGCCGGCCGGCGCACAGCTCCTCGTCGGCGGCTGCCTGCTCGAACTCGCCCTCCCGGAACGGCCGGACGCGGCCGTGCAGCCGTCGGAGGACGGCACCGGCTGGGACTACAACCGGCCGCCGCGGCTGCGGCCGGCCCAGAGCGCCACCCGCTTCACCCTGCCCTCCCCGCCCGCGCCGCCCGCCGCCCGGCCGCTCCCGTGGATCACCGCGGCCGCCCCGGTGGTCATGGCGGGGGTCGGGGCGCTGGCCTTCGGCCGCATGCAGATGCTGTTCTTCGGGCTGCTCTCCCCGGTCGTGATCCTCGGCAACTACCTGATGAGCCGGCGCAACGGACGCCAGTCGCACTCCGACGAGGTCGCCGCCTACGAGGAGAAGAAGGGGCGCATCGAGGGCGACGCGGAGCAGGCCCTGACGGCCGAACGCACCGCCCGGCGCCGTGGCTTCCCGGACCCGGCCGAGGTCGTCCTGACCGCCGTCGGCCCCCGGCGCCGCCTGTGGGAACGGCGTACCTCGGACGCCGACTTCCTGGAACTGCGCATCGGGACCGCCGACCTGCCCTCCGACGTGGTGCTCCAGGACCCGACCAAGGACGAACACCGCCGCCAGGACCCGTGGACGGCGTACGACGTCCCGGTGACCGTTCCGCTGCGGGAGCACGATGTCCTGGGCATCGCCGGCGAGGGTCCGGCCGCGCGCGCCGTGGCACGGTGGGCCATCGCCCAGGCCGCCGTCCTGCACAGCCCCCGTGACCTCCAGATCCACCTGCTGACGACCGGCGGGCCGGGCCGGGACGGCTGGTCCTGGCTGCGCTGGCTGCCGCACGTGCGGAAGAAGTCCGGCGACACCCCGGCCAGCATCGGCTACGGCACCGAGACCTGCGCCCGGCGGGTCGCCGAACTGACCGCGCTGATCGCCGAGCGCGCCGGACGGGAGGACCGGCACAGCCGGACCGCCGGGCCCGACGTGCTGGTCGTCCTCGACGGAGCCCGCAGGCTGCGTTCGCTGCCCGGCGTGGCGCAGATCCTGCGCGACGGACCGTCCGTCGGCGTCCGCGCGGTCTGCGTGGACGCCGAGGAGCGGCTGCTGCCCGAGGAGTGCCACGCCGTCGTCGCCGAGGAGCCCGGCGGAACCGTGCGGGTGGGACGCTCCGGGCGGGGCACCGTCGGGGGCATCCGGCCCGATGTGGTGTCCCAGGACTGGTGCCGTTCGCTGGCCCGGGCGATGGGGCCGCTGCGGGACCCGGGCGGGGACGACGAGGGGGCCGCGGTGCTCCCCCAGTCCGCGCGGCTGCTCGACGTACTCGCCCTCGATCCGCCGCAGGCCGCCGGCATCCGGGCGCGCTGGACGGCCGGGGGCCGCTCGACCCGGGCGGCCGTCGGCGTCTCCCTGGACGGCCCGTTCCACCTGGACCTGCGGCGCGACGGCCCGCACGGGCTGATCGCCGGTACCACCGGCTCCGGCAAGTCCGAACTCCTCCAGACGCTGGTCGCCTCGCTCGCGGTGGCGAACCGTCCGGACGCGATGACGTTCGTCCTCGTCGACTACAAGGGCGGCTCCGCGTTCAAGGACTGCGTGGACCTGCCGCACACCGTCGGCATGGTCACCGACCTCGACGCCCACCTCGTCGAGCGGGCCCTGGTGTCGCTGACGGCGGAACTCACCCGGCGCGAGCACCTCCTCGCCGCGGCCGGCGCCAAGGACATCGAGGACTACATCGACCTGCTGGAGCGCGAGCCGGCGGCGGGCCGCCCCCCGATGCCGCGGCTGCTCATCGTCATCGACGAGTTCGCCTCGATGGTGCGCGATCTGCCGGACTTCGTGAAGGGCCTGGTCAACATCGCCCAGCGGGGCCGCAGCCTCGGCATTCACCTGATCCTGGCGACGCAGCGCCCCAGCGGCGTCGTCTCCTCGGAGATCCGCGCCAACACCAACCTGCGCATCGCGCTGCGGGTGACGGACTCCGGCGAGAGCCAGGACGTCCTCAACTCCTCCGAGGCCGCCGGGATCTCGCAGAGCACGCCCGGCCGCGCCTATGTGCGCCTCGGCCAGAACTCCCTCGTGCCGTTCCAGTCCGGCCGGGTCGGCGGCCGCCGGCCCGGGGCCGCGGCGGCCTCGCTGCCGGCACCCTGGGCGGTGGCGGTGGGCTGGGAGCGGCTCGGCGAGCCGCTGCCGGCGCGGCCGCGCGCCGCGGCCGCGCCCGCCGAGGTGGAGACCGACCTCACCGGGCTCGTCGAGGCGATCCGCGAAGCGGACCGGGAGATGGGCATCCCCGCGCAGCACAGCCCCTGGCTGCCGCCGCTGCCCGAGAAGCTGGTCCTCGGCGACCTGCCCCCGGTCCCGGCCTCGGACTACGACCTCGCGCCCGTAGCGTACGGCGTGGTGGACCTGCCCGCACAGCAGGCCCGGCTCCCCCTGGTGATCGACCCGGCGACGCTCGGGCACCTGCACATCGTCGGCTCGCCCCGGCAGGGCCGTTCGCAGACGCTGCGCACGCTCGCCGGCACGCTGGCCCGCGTCCACTCCCCGGCGCAGCTGCACATGTACGGCATCGACTGCGGCAACGGCGCGCTGCTGGCCATGGAGGGGCTGCCGCACTGCGGCGCCGTCACCCAGCGCACCCAGCCCGACCGGGTGGCCCGGCTGCTCGCCCGGCTGACCCAGGAGCTCACCCGACGGCAGGAGATGCTCGCCGCCCGCGGCAGCGCCGACCTGACGGAGCTCCGCCGCGCCCTGCCCGAGGACGAACGGCCGCCGCACCTCGTGCTGTTCCTCGACCGGTGGGAGGTCTTCGACAAGCAGCTCGGCGAGTACGACTCCGGGAACCTGCTGAACTCCGTGCTGACCCTGCTGCGGGACGGGGCGAGCGCCGGCATCCACCTGGTGATGACCGGTGACCGGGCGCTGTTCTCCAGCCGGGTCAACGGCTCCACCGAGGACAAGCTCGTGCTGAAGCTGAACGAGAAGTCCGAGTACGGCATGATCGGCATCACCCAGCGGAACGTGCCCGACGAGATCCCGCCGGGCCGCGCGTTCCGCGCCGCCGACAAGGCCGAGGTGCAGATCGCGCTGCTCACGGAGAGCCCGGAAGGCCAGGCGCAGGCCGCGGCGCTCCAGCAGATCGCCGAGCAGTGCCGGCAGCGGGCGGCCCACCTGCCGGCCGCCACCCGGCCGTTCCGCGTCGACACCCTGCCGGACCGGCTCACCTTCGAGGAGGCGGCCCGGTACGTCCCGGGCAGGCGCTCCTCGCGTTGGGCGCTGGCCGGCGTCGGCGGCGACGAACTCACCGCGCTCGGACCGGACTTCACCGTCACCCCGACGTTCCTCGTCGCCGGGCCCGCCCGCTCGGGACGCAGCACCGTCCTGTCGACGATGTCGCTGGCGCTGCTCGCGGTCGGCATCCCGGTCGTGGTCGGGGCCCCCGCCCGCTCGCCGCTGCGCCACCTCGCCGGACGGCCCGGCGTGCGCGCGGTGTTCGACGAGTCCGACCTCGACCCCACGGCCCTGGAGGCGGCGCTGGCCTCCTCGCCCGACGGGGCCGTGGTGCTCCTGGACGACGCCGACCTGCTGCTGAAGACGAAGGCCGAGCCCGTCCTCACGCAGATCGCCAAGTCCGGTGCCGAGACCGGCCGCGGCCTGGTGATCGCCGGTCAGACCGACCGGCTCTCGTCCGGCTTCTCCGGCTGGCACACCGAGGCCCGCCGGAACCGGTGCGGTCTGCTGCTGAAGCCGCAGAACATGAGCGACGGCGAGCTGATCGGCGTCAAGGTGCCCCGCAGCCGCCTGGGCGCCACCCGTCCGGGCCGGGCGATCCTGCACCTGGGCGACGGCGTGCTGCGCACCGTGCAGGTCCCGGAGACGGTGCTTGCGGAACCGGGCGCACCTGCCTGA
- a CDS encoding LamG domain-containing protein codes for MTRRWSLITTIAVLTVALAFVVAQLVCGQGAGDSGKEQAGGKSASAGPSSDAGSLRGVGWWPLHRSGTAKAGEHDAVVSGGAQWTDGPGGGALRLDGTSGYADTGSRIDTVGKDYSVAARVRLTPEDMNGFHTVLSQDGDRFSTFFLQYSGQDQNFAFSFTGARTVAEKAEQPQAGRWYHLTGTYRQKDHRMRIYVDGRLAGSREAAGKVQPTGAVVVGRGKFDGKAVDHWKGDVADVHLYDRELTPDEVSSLSSREPG; via the coding sequence ATGACGCGCAGATGGTCGCTCATCACCACGATCGCTGTACTGACCGTCGCGCTGGCCTTCGTCGTCGCCCAACTGGTGTGCGGCCAGGGGGCCGGGGACTCCGGGAAGGAGCAGGCCGGGGGTAAATCGGCCTCGGCGGGCCCGAGTTCGGACGCCGGGTCGCTGCGCGGCGTCGGGTGGTGGCCCCTGCACCGGTCCGGCACCGCGAAGGCGGGTGAGCACGACGCCGTCGTCAGCGGCGGCGCGCAGTGGACCGACGGCCCCGGGGGCGGCGCCCTGCGGCTGGACGGCACCAGCGGATACGCGGACACCGGTTCCCGGATCGACACCGTCGGCAAGGACTACTCGGTCGCCGCACGGGTGCGGCTCACCCCCGAGGACATGAACGGCTTCCACACCGTCCTGTCCCAGGACGGCGACCGGTTCAGCACGTTCTTCCTCCAGTACTCCGGCCAGGACCAGAACTTCGCGTTCAGTTTCACCGGCGCCCGTACCGTCGCGGAGAAGGCCGAGCAGCCGCAGGCCGGCCGCTGGTACCACCTCACCGGCACGTACCGGCAGAAGGACCACCGGATGCGGATCTACGTGGACGGCCGGCTCGCGGGAAGCCGAGAGGCCGCCGGCAAGGTGCAGCCCACCGGCGCCGTGGTGGTCGGCCGCGGCAAGTTCGACGGTAAGGCGGTCGACCACTGGAAGGGCGATGTCGCCGATGTGCACCTCTACGACCGGGAACTGACGCCCGATGAGGTGAGCTCGCTTTCCTCCCGCGAACCGGGCTGA